A genomic window from Carassius auratus strain Wakin chromosome 45, ASM336829v1, whole genome shotgun sequence includes:
- the LOC113062759 gene encoding potassium channel subfamily K member 3-like, translating to MGGHEDEARLRCVDSTGRCAPVVLKEQLSEPRRNETVRRFLITITPQSLLLVSFALTMKRQNIRTLVLIICTFTYLLVGAAVFDALESKMEITQKKVLDDRKRELMDKYNLSRLHFDELERVVLQLKPHKAGVQWRFSGSFYFAITVITTIGYGHAAPSTDGGKVFCMFYALLGIPLTLVMFQSLGERINTFVKYLLHRLKKCLGLRNTEVSMANMVCIGLISCMSTLCVGAAAFSRYEDWSFFHAYYYCFITLTTIGFGDYVALQKDNALQTNPQYVAFSFMYILTGLTVIGAFLNLVVLRFMTMNAEDERRDAEQRTLLSRNRQTGGTGTNHCMSDPPSSSTAGHGGGSGKGLCNVYAEVLHFQSMCSCLWYKSQEKMRYSIPMIISHDLSTSDTYMEHSETSDALHSNGCVCSALQEHLATSSVYTGLLCPAHYQRLSKRRSSI from the exons ATGGGAGGTCATGAAGATGAAGCTCGGCTGAGATGTGTTGACTCAACAGGCAGATGTGCGCCCGTGGTGCTGAAGGAACAGCTCAGTGAGCCCCGTCGCAATGAAACTGTCCGGCGCTTCCTCATCACCATCACTCCTCAAAGTTTGCTGCTCGTTTCATTCGCTCTgaccatgaagagacaaaacatcAGGACCCTCGTGTTAATCATCTGCACTTTCACTTATCTGCTCGTCGGGGCGGCTGTTTTTGACGCTTTAGAGTCCAAGATGGAGATCACCCAAAAGAAAGTCCTGGACGATCGGAAGCGAGAGCTGATGGACAAGTATAACTTGAGCAGGCTGCATTTCGACGAGCTGGAGCGGGTCGTGCTGCAGCTGAAGCCGCACAAGGCTGGGGTCCAGTGGAGGTTCTCTGGCTCCTTTTACTTCGCCATCACGGTCATCACCACTATAG GATATGGTCATGCGGCCCCCAGCACGGATGGTGGGAAGGTGTTCTGCATGTTCTACGCCCTCCTGGGGATCCCCCTCACGCTGGTGATGTTCCAGAGTCTGGGTGAACGCATCAACACCTTTGTCAAGTACCTCTTGCACCGTCTCAAAAAGTGTCTTGGCCTTCGGAACACAGAGGTCTCGATGGCCAACATGGTGTGCATTGGCTTGATTTCCTGCATGAGCACCTTGTGTGTAGGAGCAGCGGCTTTCTCCCGCTATGAGGACTGGAGCTTCTTCCATGCGTATTATTACTGCTTCATAACCCTCACCACCATTGGTTTTGGGGACTATGTAGCCCTGCAGAAAGATAATGCGTTACAAACCAACCCCCAATACGTCGCGTTTAGCTTCATGTATATCCTCACGGGACTCACGGTCATCGGCGCCTTCCTGAACCTGGTGGTTCTGCGTTTCATGACCATGAATGCTGAGGATGAACGGCGCGATGCCGAACAGCGTACGCTGCTGTCCCGAAACAGACAGACCGGCGGCACTGGAACCAACCATTGCATGTCCGACCCGCCGTCTTCATCCACTGCGGGCCACGGAGGAGGGTCCGGGAAAGGGTTGTGTAATGTCTACGCCGAAGTGCTGCATTTCCAGTCTATGTGCTCTTGTCTCTGGTACAAAAGCCAGGAGAAGATGCGCTACTCAATTCCCATGATTATCTCTCACGATCTGTCCACTTCAGACACCTACATGGAGCACAGCGAGACCTCCGATGCCCTCCACTCCAACGGCTGCGTGTGCAGTGCCTTGCAGGAGCACTTGGCCACCAGTTCAGTGTACACGGGCCTCCTCTGCCCAGCACATTACCAAAGACTCTCCAAACGCCGCAGCTCCATCTAG